CTGCGCGAGCGCATGTCCAAGGCTCGCCGCGAACAAAGAGGCTGGTGACGGTGAAAAAAACCTTCGGATACCGCCACTCCACCGCATGATTTTGTGTCATTTGCGTCCTTTATGTCCCTTCCCCAATCCAGTTGGGCAAAAAAAGGACAGGTGAAAACGACACCCCGACTAAAGAATCACATTACCCATGAATCGAAAATCGGAGCTGCTGGCCAAGAGAATCGAAAAGGCTGGAATTCGTGCCTCAATAAAGGAAGGGCGCGTGCTCACTGAGCCTGAACTGCGAAATATCAAGGTTCAAATTCTCCCGAATCCGCTGCGTGTTATTTTTTGTGTCCTTGGGGTGATTTCCGCCATTGTGAGCTATTGTTGCTTCATGCATGATTTGGATGGCTGCGGCGTCACCTCGGCCCTCATATCGATTTTAATGCTCCTTTTTGGGATTTTTGGCGTGCGTAGAACATTATCAAGAATACTGGACTCAATGGATGCGATTGATGCCGCACAAATCCTGGTACATGCGATTGAAGGCATTTCATCGGCTATCGGATCGCTATTCGATGGCGTATAATTCAACGCAAGCCGAACAAGCGGATGCAGGCAGTGTAGCTGCCACGAGGATAAATAAGGGACCGGTCCCTGCCCCGGGTTTGCGCAGGCGCAATCTCGCCGCAACCACATAGTGGGCTTGCCCCGAATCGACGGCCTCCGGAGCAGTTTTCGTTTATTCTGTCGCCTGTAGGGCGCGACCTTGCGTCGCGCCGCGAGCACCCAACCGGCCTGACTACGGGGGCATGGTTTATTTGCGACAGAATAAACGAAAAATGCCCTATTTGGGACTTTTCAAGACCTCCCGTCTCCGATCTGCATGAGTTGCAATGATAAAGAGCGTCGCAAGCAACAACAACCAATTGCGTGAAAAAGAAATCCACATGGAAGACAGGGATGCGTCCTCTTCCAGGAAACAGCCGCAGTTCATCGGTTCTCCCCTCCACAAGGCATAAGATAGGGCGCCGAGAAAAGATACCAGCAACAAACAAATCACCCATCCCATAATCCTCGGCTTGATTCCGAAAAACAAACAAATGCCCGCCCCTAATTCCGTCATCGGAATGCCAAGCGCCAGCGCATTCACCATGCCCTCGGGCGCCATGTGATAGTTTTTTATAGCCATCGCGAACGCTTCGGGGTCCAAAACTTTCCCGAAACCCGCAACAATGAACACGATGCCAACCATGGCCCTCAGACTGATCTTAATAATACGTGATTTCATGACTTATCATGCGCTTTTTGTTATTTTTCGACAGGTCTTCCGGTTTCCGTCCATTCCGACCAGCCTCCGGAAAATATATAAATATTGCCATATCCATGGCGCGAAACCTGACCTGCGACCGTCTCGGCATTCTCGCATTGCGCATCGGCGCAATATATCACGATCGTCCGGTTCCCTGGCACACCGGAAAGGACTTTGCCGGTCTCCCTGCCCAATTCATTGGTTTGCGCCGGCAATGATATTGCCCCGGGAATATGACCATATTTGTAGAACAGGCCCGGCCTGGCATCTATTATGAGAAGATCCCCCGTTGCCTTGAAGGAGTCCATGTCGCTCAGATTGCAATATTTCCAATTTTCCGGCATTCCTTCGTTTTTTCCATGATCTTTATCAACATGGGTTTTGCCGCCCAAAACACTCATGGGGGCGCCTCTGAACTGATTGACGCCCAATGAAACCGCAAAGAAGAATGCGAAGGTCATCGCCACCCATGATATTTCTTTAGGCTGCGGTTTCAATTTCGAAAATAATCTGACAGTGTTTGCTTTCATAAAAATTAGAATGGCCTTGCCCTGATCCTGCCGGTGACGGGGAGATAATCCCACCCTTTGCCAGACCCTCCCTCCTTTGGACTCCACCTGACTTTGATTAAATTGCCATCGTATGTCACTTCGTACTCATTTGCGCCATCAGAGCTCACTATTGGCGGCAGGGGAAGACGCGGGCGCTGATGCTTTATTTGGGCATCGCCCCATTTCCAGCCAAGCGTCTTCCCGTCGCAAGACGCACCTGTCAGGAGTCCATCCGCGTATGTGAAAGCCATGTCAACTCCATGCGCGCCCTTGATGCCTGCCAGCATTCCATCGTCATTTCTGGAAATTTTTACGGAATTGCCCAAAGTGCCGCCCATGGCATCCACCAAGCCTTGCGGGTTGTAATTAAATTCCAGGTATGATTGTTTGCCGGGCCGGACCGTGGTAATGCGCTTTAACCGCCCGTCCTTGTAATAAAATTTCCTTTGCAAGCCGTTGTGGCGGGCTTCCGATAATTTCCCGTCACTGTAAACATACCGCTCGTCATTGCCAACACCGGTTATTAGAATTGTATTTTCACCAATCGCTTCCAAGCGCCAGGCGCCTTCCTTGGAAACCGGATTGTTTTGCAGCAAAAACATCCGGCCATCCATATCCCTCCATTCATACAGGTTGGCATCCCGCTGTAAGACATATGAATCCATGATCGGGATATATAATTCACTGTAATACCGTTCGCCATCAAATACCAGCCTGTGCGCCAGCCTTATGGCGTCATTTTTGTCATCCATCCGGATTTCAAACGGCCCCAGGCGCGGCGTTCCATCGGGCCATGCGCTTAATGATTCGAAGGGAATGGATTCGCGCAAGCCCAGGAAAGGCGCGCACCAAGTGCCTGCCACCGATAAAAGGGCGGCTGCCCCAAGAAATAATAATATTAAGTTTTTCCCCGGCATTATGAATCAATGCAATAATCAATAACTTTCTGAAAACCGGCTTCGTCCAGAATTCCATCCCCTTCAAGAAATACAACCGGACACTTGTTTTGTCGCGCCCAGCTTCTCCAAGCCTCCGCCACATGCCATCTGTCTGCCTGAGGCAGAAATAGCAGTTGGATTTTCATTGGCGCCGAAGGTGGAGCCACCGGGCAAACCAGAATGACACCTTGGTTATCCTTTGGCGGGCGCGTGCCCCAGCTTCCGACTCGCGCCCCAAGCACAACAACCCTCCCGCCATCGCAATTATTCAGTTCCGCACCCGGTTCAACAACCTGTATCGCGTGGAGATAATCCATGTTCTCGCAAAACAGTTTCCGAATACGCCGGCCATGGCACGGGCCAAGGATCTTGTAGTCAGGAACGATGGTCAAATCGGGTGCTTTTTGGGGCGCTCCCGGCTTGCATAACCAAATAGTGCCCGCAGCCGCATGGCTGATACGAACAGGGTCCTTCCCAATGGAAGCCAGGCCGAAAAGATACAGGGACAGGACGCAAAAAAGACTGATGGAAAAAGACAAAAGCATGGGACCTGGCAATGCGATATGCCTTTTCCTGCCGCCGTAAAATCCCGCGATAATCAAAACGCCTGCGGCAAGCAAGGCGAGGGGCAGGCTGTTATATATGGTCGAGTAGCATGCGTTGACCATTGTAAAAAATACCATCATGGCTCCCGCCCCGGCCAGCAATCCCCTGCCCGACGG
This genomic stretch from Termitidicoccus mucosus harbors:
- a CDS encoding MauE/DoxX family redox-associated membrane protein, which encodes MKSRIIKISLRAMVGIVFIVAGFGKVLDPEAFAMAIKNYHMAPEGMVNALALGIPMTELGAGICLFFGIKPRIMGWVICLLLVSFLGALSYALWRGEPMNCGCFLEEDASLSSMWISFSRNWLLLLATLFIIATHADRRREVLKSPK
- a CDS encoding rhodanese-like domain-containing protein, with the translated sequence MKANTVRLFSKLKPQPKEISWVAMTFAFFFAVSLGVNQFRGAPMSVLGGKTHVDKDHGKNEGMPENWKYCNLSDMDSFKATGDLLIIDARPGLFYKYGHIPGAISLPAQTNELGRETGKVLSGVPGNRTIVIYCADAQCENAETVAGQVSRHGYGNIYIFSGGWSEWTETGRPVEK
- a CDS encoding O-antigen ligase family protein, producing MSLYYYNDLPRLCYWWSNPNDAAVAIGMCLPFIWIFSWYFEKEKLAGYVQNMIWVVECAALALLVGTCSRWAIFSSLCSIIIFGLIAEKPLAERVFRPVNHQAFLPAMRQRCIAIWLQMKSMKNTGLRIFVILVALIATNAWGRFSLAVQGDKSVTNRLTLWAGGAKMVADKPVLGWGNGSAGLNYDNWYQDLSSQTMHGSMVNSYLNIAVEWGLPALGLILFFLLAGILLCHRLAGLVSPSGRGLLAGAGAMMVFFTMVNACYSTIYNSLPLALLAAGVLIIAGFYGGRKRHIALPGPMLLSFSISLFCVLSLYLFGLASIGKDPVRISHAAAGTIWLCKPGAPQKAPDLTIVPDYKILGPCHGRRIRKLFCENMDYLHAIQVVEPGAELNNCDGGRVVVLGARVGSWGTRPPKDNQGVILVCPVAPPSAPMKIQLLFLPQADRWHVAEAWRSWARQNKCPVVFLEGDGILDEAGFQKVIDYCIDS